In Leptospiraceae bacterium, one DNA window encodes the following:
- a CDS encoding DUF2752 domain-containing protein: MNLKTTIHSLTKEKLILASFTLAGIYLLIQSITTSGSNYHNHFTVCLFKNLTGLDCPGCGLSRSFIFLLQGNISISLSYHKLGIPVFFSFAFFYIHTMIRLLLKKDFFQFHFLKNNFFYFLVLLVVFTVYIHKLYTMGTVQILADLKTGIGWTILKYIFQF, translated from the coding sequence ATGAATCTCAAAACTACAATACATTCCCTAACTAAAGAAAAATTAATCTTAGCCAGTTTCACGCTTGCAGGAATCTATCTATTGATACAATCTATTACGACATCCGGCTCCAACTACCACAATCATTTTACGGTTTGCTTATTCAAAAATCTCACAGGGCTGGATTGTCCGGGTTGTGGTCTATCGAGGTCATTTATCTTTCTGTTGCAGGGGAATATATCTATATCCCTATCGTACCACAAACTCGGAATTCCTGTATTCTTTTCGTTTGCTTTTTTTTATATTCATACAATGATCCGGCTTTTATTGAAAAAAGATTTTTTCCAGTTTCATTTCCTAAAAAACAATTTCTTTTATTTTCTTGTCTTGCTCGTTGTATTTACTGTATATATACACAAACTTTATACTATGGGCACAGTCCAAATTTTAGCCGACCTGAAAACTGGAATAGGTTGGACTATTCTAAAATATATTTTTCAATTTTGA
- a CDS encoding hydroxymethylglutaryl-CoA lyase, producing MKITEVAPRDGLQNEKIPIETKDKLEFIRLLKNSGIQNIEATSFVKQGAIPQLSDAVELSENLNFQEIEYSCLTPNLKGYESAIRSGFKEIAVFTATSETFTKKNINKTIEESLEVFSEIAKRAVQDKIKVRGYISTIIECPYEGKISPEKVLEITKKLHDLGVYEISLGETIGKGVPADFRKLFDIVLKNFPAKIFAGHYHDTYGMAIANVETSLEYGIRSFDSSSGGLGGCPYARGASGNLATEDLVYLLHRENFETNINLEKLILASKFIEGKLKRQLSSKALLALLANCSS from the coding sequence ATTAAAATTACCGAGGTTGCTCCAAGAGACGGTCTTCAAAATGAAAAAATTCCAATTGAGACCAAAGACAAGTTAGAATTTATTCGACTTCTAAAAAATTCAGGAATCCAAAATATTGAAGCTACATCTTTTGTAAAACAAGGCGCTATCCCCCAACTTTCTGATGCTGTTGAATTATCAGAAAATTTGAATTTTCAGGAAATAGAATATTCTTGTCTTACTCCAAACTTGAAAGGCTATGAATCTGCAATCCGATCCGGCTTTAAAGAAATAGCTGTTTTTACTGCTACCTCAGAAACATTTACTAAAAAAAATATTAACAAAACAATCGAAGAATCTCTGGAAGTTTTTTCAGAAATCGCAAAGCGAGCAGTTCAAGATAAAATCAAAGTCAGAGGGTATATCTCTACAATTATTGAATGCCCGTACGAAGGAAAAATCTCACCCGAAAAAGTTTTAGAAATTACTAAAAAGTTACACGACCTCGGAGTCTATGAAATTTCACTTGGAGAGACTATAGGAAAAGGAGTACCGGCAGATTTCCGAAAACTTTTTGATATTGTTTTAAAAAACTTTCCAGCAAAAATTTTTGCAGGCCACTACCACGATACTTACGGAATGGCAATAGCCAACGTAGAAACTTCTTTAGAATACGGGATTCGCTCTTTCGATTCTTCCTCAGGTGGACTTGGAGGGTGTCCTTATGCTAGGGGTGCATCTGGAAATCTGGCTACAGAAGACTTGGTGTATTTACTCCATAGAGAAAATTTTGAAACAAATATCAATTTAGAAAAACTGATTTTAGCATCAAAATTTATTGAGGGAAAATTAAAAAGACAACTCTCTTCCAAAGCGCTCCTTGCGCTTTTGGCAAACTGTTCGAGCTAA
- the thrB gene encoding homoserine kinase, with product MPGTSANLGPGFDLMGLALKTYNSFFFEFSSDANFQSILKNGKATPFSRKDDLVYFSYNKYFEIFLPDKNRIPYNIVMDLSLPLKGGLGSSASACVAGFIAANTIHKKFYKEITPPKENEILFQLAKLEGHPDNTTPAYLGGFVFAYFTENEKLHYFKKKIPSNIDLFVFIPCYETDTNHSRKKLPLHYSTKDVIFNMARVGTWMEYIHNSKFEDLLLALDDQVHTPYRIQNEALLQEIQIYSKKNQIGFALSGSGPTILFFMEKIRKKHLVKNLEKEICSITKKTNTRFRFFQIEPDYKGSTIKIL from the coding sequence GTGCCAGGAACTTCTGCAAACTTAGGCCCGGGGTTTGATCTTATGGGACTTGCTTTAAAAACATACAACTCATTTTTCTTTGAATTTTCAAGTGATGCAAATTTTCAATCTATATTAAAAAACGGAAAAGCCACCCCTTTCTCAAGGAAAGACGATTTAGTGTATTTTTCCTACAATAAATATTTTGAAATTTTTCTACCAGACAAAAATAGAATCCCTTACAACATTGTCATGGATCTTTCTCTTCCGTTAAAAGGGGGTTTAGGTTCAAGTGCGAGTGCATGTGTGGCTGGTTTTATTGCAGCCAATACGATTCACAAAAAATTCTACAAAGAGATTACTCCACCAAAGGAAAACGAAATACTTTTTCAACTCGCAAAATTGGAAGGGCACCCCGATAACACTACTCCGGCATATCTTGGAGGATTTGTTTTTGCGTATTTCACAGAAAACGAAAAGCTGCACTATTTCAAAAAAAAGATTCCGTCGAATATTGACTTATTTGTATTTATTCCCTGTTACGAAACAGACACAAACCACTCAAGGAAGAAATTGCCTTTACACTATTCTACAAAAGACGTAATTTTCAATATGGCGAGAGTGGGTACATGGATGGAGTATATCCATAACAGTAAATTTGAAGACCTCTTACTTGCCTTAGACGACCAAGTTCATACTCCCTATAGAATTCAAAATGAAGCCCTTTTACAAGAAATCCAAATCTACTCTAAAAAAAACCAAATCGGTTTTGCACTTTCCGGTAGCGGACCTACAATTCTTTTTTTTATGGAAAAGATAAGAAAAAAACATTTAGTAAAAAATTTAGAAAAAGAAATTTGTTCCATTACAAAAAAAACAAACACCCGTTTCCGATTTTTCCAGATTGAACCTGATTACAAAGGGAGTACAATAAAAATCCTTTAA
- a CDS encoding DsbA family protein, whose product MEQGKSQIFSKLTENLKKNQILIGLAVFVIYLGFSLPAVIDYYFHANSVYIGWTRYSEKDVAKELPEVFRKLKTDQINTLTYAFEEFVTRKLIEMEAKAQNKKSEEVLSDGKSYTPTDLEIEKVYNQYKSQLNGKSLESVKGEIINALKMRHDNDAKNGVIAGIKEKYKDKVKINIQPLPEERLTVEEKNNPSIGPKDAKVTIVEFSDFECPYCQRSQPVNKQLREMYKDKIRWVFRDYPLPFHQNAKFAHLAVNCAIPQGKYWEYFNILFENTGNLTKENVKFLAKKAGLDSGQFEECLKNSASLEKEIEQDIADGQKLGVDGTPAFFINGIMVAGAQPLQAFTKIIDKELKN is encoded by the coding sequence ATGGAACAAGGAAAATCTCAGATTTTTAGCAAATTGACTGAAAATCTTAAAAAAAATCAAATTTTAATCGGGCTGGCTGTTTTTGTAATTTACCTAGGATTTAGCCTTCCCGCAGTAATTGATTACTATTTTCACGCAAATTCAGTTTATATCGGCTGGACAAGATACTCCGAAAAAGACGTAGCCAAAGAGCTTCCTGAGGTATTTAGAAAGCTAAAAACAGACCAAATCAACACATTAACTTACGCTTTTGAGGAGTTTGTAACCCGTAAATTGATCGAAATGGAAGCAAAAGCCCAAAATAAGAAATCGGAAGAAGTCTTATCCGATGGGAAGTCCTACACCCCTACCGACTTGGAAATCGAAAAAGTATATAATCAATACAAAAGCCAATTGAATGGGAAATCCTTAGAATCAGTGAAAGGGGAAATTATAAACGCTCTTAAAATGAGACACGACAACGATGCAAAAAATGGTGTTATCGCAGGGATCAAAGAAAAATACAAAGATAAGGTGAAGATCAACATTCAGCCACTACCAGAAGAAAGACTCACTGTAGAAGAAAAAAATAACCCTTCTATAGGACCTAAAGATGCAAAGGTGACTATAGTAGAATTCTCAGACTTTGAATGCCCTTATTGTCAAAGAAGTCAACCTGTAAACAAACAGCTAAGGGAAATGTATAAGGATAAGATTCGCTGGGTTTTCAGAGACTACCCTCTCCCTTTCCATCAAAATGCAAAATTTGCTCATCTCGCAGTGAATTGTGCCATTCCTCAAGGAAAATACTGGGAATATTTTAATATTCTATTTGAAAATACGGGGAATTTGACTAAGGAAAATGTAAAATTTTTAGCCAAAAAAGCCGGTTTAGACTCTGGACAATTTGAAGAATGCCTGAAAAACTCAGCTTCTTTAGAAAAAGAAATCGAACAAGACATTGCAGACGGCCAGAAACTAGGAGTAGATGGAACTCCGGCATTTTTCATCAATGGAATCATGGTTGCCGGTGCTCAACCCTTACAAGCTTTTACAAAAATTATAGACAAAGAACTAAAAAATTGA
- a CDS encoding malate dehydrogenase, which yields MSKTVKVAVTGAAGQIGYSLLFRIASGQMFGPDTAVELQLLELEAALPALKGVVMELDDCAFPLLQKVTISSELDVAFNNVNWALLVGSVPRKAGMERGDLLKINGGIFTKQGKSIEAKAASDVRVLVVGNPCNTNCLIAMNNAKNIPTDRWFALTKLDENRAKTQLAQKAEVPVSSVTNLAIWGNHSATQYPDFYNAKINGKPATDLIKDDAWLKGDFISTVQKRGAAIIAARGASSAASAANAVVDTVRQLTTPTPKGDWFSVAVTSDGSYGVEKGLIFGYPVRSDGNKYEIVKDVPLNDFAKEKFNITHEELISERKDVSDMI from the coding sequence ATGAGTAAAACAGTTAAAGTAGCAGTCACCGGTGCCGCAGGGCAAATCGGTTATTCCCTATTATTTCGTATAGCATCGGGACAGATGTTTGGTCCAGATACTGCGGTAGAATTGCAATTATTAGAATTGGAAGCAGCGCTCCCGGCGCTAAAAGGTGTAGTCATGGAATTGGATGATTGCGCATTTCCACTTCTTCAAAAAGTCACAATTTCTTCTGAATTGGATGTGGCGTTCAATAACGTAAATTGGGCTCTCCTTGTAGGCTCGGTTCCCAGAAAAGCAGGTATGGAGAGAGGGGATCTCTTAAAAATCAATGGTGGGATTTTCACAAAACAAGGGAAGTCTATAGAAGCCAAAGCTGCAAGCGATGTGAGAGTTCTTGTAGTGGGGAATCCTTGCAACACAAATTGTTTAATTGCTATGAATAACGCAAAAAATATTCCTACCGACAGGTGGTTTGCGCTCACTAAATTAGACGAAAATAGAGCCAAGACTCAATTGGCACAAAAAGCAGAAGTTCCGGTTTCCAGCGTAACCAATCTTGCGATATGGGGAAACCATTCTGCAACCCAATACCCTGACTTTTACAACGCTAAGATCAATGGAAAACCGGCCACAGACTTAATCAAGGACGACGCTTGGTTAAAAGGTGATTTTATATCCACTGTCCAAAAAAGAGGAGCTGCGATCATTGCAGCCCGCGGTGCATCCAGTGCTGCAAGCGCTGCCAATGCAGTTGTAGATACAGTTCGTCAATTGACCACACCTACTCCAAAAGGTGATTGGTTTAGTGTAGCTGTAACCTCTGACGGAAGCTATGGAGTAGAAAAAGGTCTAATCTTTGGGTATCCGGTTAGATCAGACGGAAATAAATACGAAATCGTTAAAGATGTACCTTTAAACGACTTTGCAAAAGAAAAATTCAACATTACACACGAAGAATTGATTTCTGAAAGAAAAGATGTCTCTGACATGATTTGA
- a CDS encoding 8-amino-7-oxononanoate synthase produces the protein MLESNWRFFFEKELQSLNSKNLFRSLSFPHSRDFSSNDYLNLSKHPEIIKSFKEGLDFYYLGSTASRLIRGHRDSFEKAETDLANWVKSETSLLVSNGYSANLGLLDSIANPKTIIFTDRLNHASILDGIRISGAVKKYFNHRNTSHLRSLLEKSDKSSPKIIVSETVFSMDGDIALVDELVELKKEFGALLILDEAHALGVFGEKGGGVSLDRKLFPSIDESDIDVRIFTGGKSLGLEGGFIASSEIIKQYLINKMRPFIFSTSILPAIAHSLSTAISIAKKMDEERKHILQISEILRNSLKEKGYEVLNSKSQIIPLVLFSEEKSLHKSKELKEKNFDIRAIRPPTVKESRLRISINSKIQFKDVEELLTYL, from the coding sequence ATGCTTGAAAGTAACTGGAGATTTTTTTTTGAAAAAGAGTTGCAATCTCTAAATTCAAAAAATTTATTTAGGTCACTATCTTTTCCTCATTCGAGGGATTTTTCCTCAAACGACTATCTAAATCTTTCTAAACACCCTGAAATTATAAAAAGTTTTAAAGAAGGTCTCGATTTTTACTATTTAGGCTCCACCGCATCAAGACTTATTCGAGGGCATAGAGATTCTTTTGAAAAAGCAGAAACTGATCTCGCCAATTGGGTAAAGAGTGAAACCTCCCTACTTGTGTCAAATGGATACTCTGCAAATCTGGGTTTACTAGATTCGATTGCAAACCCAAAGACAATCATTTTTACAGATAGGTTAAACCACGCATCAATATTAGATGGAATAAGAATATCCGGTGCAGTCAAAAAATATTTCAACCATAGAAACACTTCTCACCTTAGAAGTCTTCTAGAAAAGTCAGACAAAAGCTCTCCAAAAATAATTGTGTCTGAAACAGTTTTCAGTATGGACGGAGACATCGCCTTGGTAGATGAGTTAGTTGAGTTAAAAAAAGAATTTGGCGCTTTATTGATATTAGATGAGGCTCACGCACTCGGAGTATTTGGAGAAAAAGGAGGAGGAGTTTCTCTTGATAGGAAACTATTTCCTTCCATAGATGAGTCCGATATAGATGTACGAATTTTTACAGGTGGGAAGTCACTCGGATTAGAAGGTGGATTTATTGCCTCTTCAGAAATAATAAAACAATATTTAATTAACAAAATGAGACCATTCATTTTTTCTACGTCTATTTTACCCGCAATTGCTCATTCCCTGTCCACTGCAATTTCTATTGCAAAAAAAATGGATGAAGAGAGAAAACATATTTTACAAATCTCAGAAATCTTAAGAAACTCTCTAAAAGAAAAAGGATACGAGGTTTTAAATTCTAAAAGTCAAATCATACCTTTGGTATTATTTTCAGAAGAAAAATCTTTACATAAATCAAAAGAGTTAAAAGAAAAAAATTTTGATATTCGTGCAATCCGTCCACCCACTGTAAAAGAATCCAGACTAAGAATCAGTATAAATAGTAAAATACAATTCAAAGACGTGGAAGAGTTATTGACCTACCTTTAA
- a CDS encoding radical SAM protein produces the protein MRALIIDFYVDEPACFGVPPYISPYIRYAAGALMKGGLKENQIYYITIDKLREKEFELEEGYDLVIIIAGSTVPGKYLGGQIGTVAEIYKLLEKLKTSNKGGTTLIGGPVKYASKEIKEEIYNKGGILIRGDIEKYCELVSSLGITRTKLKLENNNLRLKRTYQDIDDYSVRGGFITNLHPNFPNLIIELETYRGCTRDVFCSFCTEGFYGKPEFRLTHGITEEVKELYKNGNLFFRIGRQADLLTYLPDMNSFQNSFPKPNPKSIENLYLGIRKSAPDLKLLHLDNINPGVIANFPNESEEVLKILCDYNTEGDTAAMGIESVDEEVILANSLKCSEKEALLAIELVNKYGQKRINGIPKLLPGLNFIGGLAGESKDTFKKNYLFLKKVLDSGLLLRRINIRQVIVYKKTKLSRSTNFIKNKKFNENRFLFYRDKIREEIDKQMLKKTFPLGSVLRNVILEKKSEGYFLGRQLGSYPITIKIPFFKQSYELFTDRIDVIVTGFSERSINALPYPIPINQFTDLAFREIPGLGKSLATKALLNSPYKNSEDLKNKIPEIYQTILSFTKNILF, from the coding sequence ATGCGAGCCTTAATCATTGATTTCTATGTGGACGAGCCAGCCTGTTTTGGTGTCCCTCCTTATATTTCTCCTTATATACGTTATGCGGCAGGTGCGCTTATGAAAGGAGGCTTAAAAGAAAATCAGATTTATTATATCACAATTGATAAACTGAGAGAAAAAGAATTTGAGTTAGAAGAAGGCTATGATCTTGTGATAATTATTGCAGGCTCTACAGTTCCAGGAAAATACCTCGGTGGGCAAATAGGAACAGTAGCCGAAATTTACAAACTCTTAGAAAAGCTAAAAACTTCAAATAAAGGTGGAACTACACTCATCGGTGGGCCCGTTAAATACGCTTCCAAGGAAATCAAAGAAGAAATTTACAACAAAGGTGGAATACTCATAAGAGGAGATATAGAAAAATATTGTGAATTAGTTTCTTCACTTGGAATTACTCGAACTAAATTAAAATTGGAAAATAACAACCTTCGACTAAAAAGAACGTACCAAGATATAGACGATTATTCAGTCAGAGGCGGGTTTATCACAAACCTGCACCCAAACTTTCCAAATTTAATCATTGAGTTAGAAACCTATCGCGGCTGCACAAGAGACGTATTTTGCTCTTTTTGTACGGAAGGCTTTTATGGTAAGCCAGAATTTCGCCTAACGCATGGAATTACAGAAGAAGTAAAAGAATTGTACAAAAATGGGAATCTGTTTTTTAGAATAGGAAGACAAGCTGATCTATTGACCTATCTTCCAGATATGAATAGTTTCCAAAATAGTTTTCCAAAACCAAACCCGAAAAGTATCGAAAATCTATATTTAGGAATCAGAAAATCTGCACCGGACTTAAAACTTCTACACCTCGACAATATCAATCCCGGGGTAATCGCCAATTTTCCAAATGAGTCTGAAGAAGTTCTCAAAATTTTATGTGATTACAATACAGAAGGCGATACAGCCGCTATGGGAATAGAAAGCGTTGACGAAGAAGTGATTTTGGCAAATAGTTTAAAATGCAGCGAAAAAGAAGCGCTACTTGCAATTGAACTAGTAAATAAATACGGACAAAAAAGAATAAATGGAATACCCAAACTCTTACCCGGGCTAAACTTTATAGGGGGGCTTGCAGGAGAGTCCAAAGATACATTTAAAAAGAATTATCTATTTTTAAAAAAAGTTTTAGATTCGGGCTTACTGCTTAGAAGAATCAATATTCGACAAGTAATTGTTTATAAAAAAACAAAACTATCTCGAAGCACAAATTTCATAAAAAATAAAAAGTTTAACGAGAATAGATTTCTATTCTATAGAGATAAAATCAGAGAAGAGATTGACAAACAGATGTTGAAAAAAACTTTTCCACTCGGATCTGTGTTAAGAAATGTCATACTTGAAAAAAAAAGTGAAGGATATTTTCTTGGAAGACAACTCGGAAGTTACCCGATCACGATTAAAATTCCATTTTTCAAACAAAGTTACGAATTATTTACCGATCGAATTGATGTAATCGTAACAGGATTTTCAGAAAGATCCATAAATGCACTCCCCTACCCGATCCCCATAAACCAATTTACAGACTTGGCTTTCAGAGAAATTCCTGGGCTAGGAAAATCACTGGCAACAAAGGCGTTATTAAACTCTCCATACAAAAATAGTGAAGACTTAAAAAATAAGATCCCTGAAATCTATCAAACAATTCTCTCTTTTACCAAAAACATTCTATTCTAA
- the odhB gene encoding 2-oxoglutarate dehydrogenase complex dihydrolipoyllysine-residue succinyltransferase produces the protein MSVEIKVPEMGESITEATLLNWSKKEGDFVQEDEVLVELETDKVTMEVRAPSSGIIQSIIKKTGEVVHPKETIGSIEKKAIADAPVNTTSPPSTTQTEKVPDKKLETKNETLSPAVNKLVANNNLDPKEIQGTGKREQITKGDVLNYIESKPSKTQDSQSQTPKKEISGDRETVVPMTKLRKTIADRLVYAQSTAAILTTFNEVDMTGVMELRNKYKEKFKETHQVGLGFMSFFTKAAISALKSFPAVNAEIRGNDIVYKNYYNIGVAVGGPKGLVVPVIQDADRFSFAGIEQEILRLAEKVKTGKISLEEMQGGTFSISNGGIYGSMMSTPILNPPQSGILGLHNITKRAVVINDEIKIRSMMYLALSYDHRIIDGKEAVLFLVKIKEAIEDPARLLLEV, from the coding sequence ATGTCAGTAGAAATTAAAGTCCCGGAAATGGGCGAATCAATCACCGAAGCAACTCTTTTAAACTGGTCAAAAAAAGAAGGAGATTTTGTTCAAGAAGACGAAGTCTTGGTAGAGTTAGAAACTGATAAAGTTACAATGGAAGTGAGAGCACCCTCTTCCGGTATTATACAAAGTATAATTAAAAAAACAGGAGAGGTAGTTCACCCGAAAGAAACAATCGGCTCAATAGAAAAAAAAGCAATTGCCGACGCACCTGTAAATACTACTTCTCCTCCAAGCACCACTCAGACCGAAAAAGTGCCGGACAAAAAACTGGAAACGAAAAACGAAACTCTCTCACCCGCAGTAAATAAATTAGTCGCCAATAACAACTTGGACCCAAAAGAAATCCAAGGAACCGGGAAAAGAGAGCAAATCACAAAAGGGGATGTATTAAATTATATCGAGTCAAAACCTTCAAAGACCCAAGATTCCCAATCTCAAACTCCAAAAAAAGAAATTTCGGGAGATAGAGAAACAGTAGTCCCTATGACCAAGCTAAGAAAAACTATCGCAGATAGATTAGTATATGCTCAGTCAACTGCAGCGATTCTTACTACTTTCAATGAAGTAGATATGACAGGGGTCATGGAGCTTAGAAATAAATACAAAGAAAAATTCAAAGAAACCCACCAAGTAGGGCTTGGGTTTATGAGTTTTTTTACGAAAGCGGCAATCTCTGCACTAAAATCCTTTCCCGCAGTGAACGCAGAAATTCGAGGCAACGATATAGTTTATAAAAACTACTACAATATCGGGGTTGCGGTCGGTGGACCAAAAGGGCTTGTAGTTCCTGTAATTCAAGATGCTGACAGGTTTAGCTTTGCCGGAATCGAACAAGAAATTCTAAGGCTTGCAGAAAAAGTAAAAACCGGAAAAATCTCTCTCGAAGAAATGCAAGGTGGAACTTTTTCTATTTCCAATGGAGGGATATACGGCTCTATGATGTCCACCCCAATCTTGAACCCTCCTCAAAGCGGAATCCTAGGACTTCACAATATCACGAAAAGAGCGGTAGTGATAAACGACGAAATCAAAATTCGCTCTATGATGTATCTTGCACTATCCTATGATCACAGAATCATAGACGGAAAAGAAGCAGTACTATTTCTTGTGAAGATCAAAGAGGCAATAGAAGACCCTGCAAGACTTTTATTGGAGGTGTGA
- the lpdA gene encoding dihydrolipoyl dehydrogenase: MANEFDVVVIGAGPGGYVAAIRAAQLGLNVSIIEKRKTLGGTCLNVGCIPSKALLDSSEEYHKAKHKLKDHGIKTGEVQLDLKTLLERKDKIVSEVCEGVNFLMKKNKIERFHGTGKILSSNSVEVTLEDSKKVTLQTKYIIIATGSSPIDIPGFEIDGKSIVTSDHAINLPKVPKHLIVIGAGVIGLELGSVWGRLGAKVSVIELQTKLFGTADKQMSDYAQRLLTNQGFEFYFGHKVTGKEKKGSEIIVKAENSEKDTIEITGDVVLVAVGRKPYFEGLGAKEIGVRFNSRNRIEIDSNFRTNIPGVYAIGDIVEGPMLAHKAEEEGIAVAEILAGQKSHVNYNACPYIVYVWPEVAWVGLGEEELQSKRIEYKVGKSFFKANGRSKAMNEHDGQVKILADKKTDKILGIYIVGPRASDMIAEAAIALEFGASSEDIARAFHAHPTLSEVVKEAAMSVDKWSIHGG; encoded by the coding sequence ATGGCTAATGAATTTGATGTTGTTGTAATAGGAGCCGGACCTGGTGGTTATGTGGCTGCAATTCGTGCTGCTCAATTAGGACTAAATGTTTCAATTATTGAAAAAAGAAAAACTCTTGGGGGAACTTGTTTAAACGTGGGATGCATCCCTTCCAAAGCACTCCTTGACTCATCAGAAGAATACCATAAAGCAAAACACAAACTAAAAGACCACGGTATCAAAACAGGTGAAGTCCAATTGGATTTAAAAACCCTGCTCGAAAGAAAAGACAAGATAGTATCCGAAGTCTGCGAAGGCGTAAATTTTCTTATGAAGAAAAATAAAATAGAAAGATTCCACGGAACAGGAAAAATACTTTCTTCAAACTCTGTAGAAGTCACTTTGGAAGATTCCAAAAAAGTAACTCTCCAAACTAAATATATAATTATTGCAACAGGCTCATCCCCCATAGATATCCCCGGTTTTGAAATCGACGGAAAATCCATAGTTACAAGCGATCACGCAATCAATCTTCCAAAAGTTCCAAAACATTTAATCGTAATAGGTGCAGGCGTAATCGGGCTTGAATTAGGATCTGTTTGGGGAAGACTTGGCGCGAAGGTATCTGTAATCGAGCTACAAACGAAGTTATTTGGAACCGCAGACAAACAAATGTCAGACTATGCACAAAGACTACTCACTAACCAAGGCTTTGAATTTTACTTTGGCCACAAAGTAACAGGAAAAGAAAAAAAAGGCTCAGAAATTATCGTAAAAGCTGAAAATTCTGAGAAAGACACAATTGAAATAACAGGAGATGTAGTTCTTGTGGCAGTTGGCAGAAAGCCCTATTTTGAAGGACTCGGCGCAAAAGAAATAGGTGTCCGATTCAACTCCAGAAATAGGATTGAAATAGATTCTAACTTTCGTACAAATATACCCGGTGTATATGCGATAGGCGACATCGTTGAAGGGCCAATGCTTGCTCATAAAGCAGAAGAAGAAGGGATTGCAGTGGCAGAAATTCTTGCAGGACAAAAATCCCACGTAAACTACAACGCCTGCCCTTACATAGTATATGTTTGGCCCGAGGTAGCCTGGGTGGGTCTTGGAGAAGAAGAATTGCAGTCTAAAAGAATAGAATACAAGGTAGGAAAATCTTTTTTCAAAGCCAATGGAAGAAGTAAAGCCATGAACGAGCATGACGGACAAGTAAAAATCTTAGCCGATAAAAAAACGGATAAGATTCTTGGAATTTACATCGTTGGGCCTAGAGCCTCGGATATGATTGCAGAGGCTGCAATTGCTTTAGAGTTTGGCGCATCCTCTGAAGACATTGCCAGAGCTTTTCACGCCCATCCTACCCTTTCCGAAGTAGTAAAAGAAGCTGCAATGTCTGTGGACAAATGGAGTATCCACGGTGGTTGA